A DNA window from Desulfovibrio intestinalis contains the following coding sequences:
- the mobA gene encoding molybdenum cofactor guanylyltransferase — MNLNEGRGPVAGVVLAGGLSSRMGKDKALLRLLPLTTAAAAEPLEESADGSMLARAHSLLLSLLPVCFVSCRVDAPRQGYECVFDAVQGVGPTAGLHAALCRAEELGYAAVLALSCDLPFMDTSTLRRLLAARSQAPVTSLVTAYRERLTGRVQALTAIYEVAALPYFSDALAQGQRRLASVVPREFQSFLDYEPEESGPFFNCNTPEDLASAQAMLEHKIHGF, encoded by the coding sequence ATGAATCTAAACGAGGGCCGGGGTCCGGTAGCCGGGGTGGTGCTTGCGGGTGGGCTTTCCAGCCGTATGGGCAAGGACAAGGCCCTGCTGCGCTTGCTGCCACTGACAACCGCAGCGGCGGCAGAACCTCTTGAAGAAAGCGCCGATGGCAGCATGCTGGCCCGTGCCCATTCTCTGTTGCTTTCCCTTTTGCCCGTCTGTTTTGTTTCCTGCCGCGTGGATGCTCCACGTCAGGGGTATGAGTGTGTTTTTGACGCCGTGCAGGGGGTTGGCCCCACGGCGGGGTTGCATGCGGCTTTGTGCCGGGCTGAAGAACTCGGCTATGCGGCCGTTCTGGCGCTTTCCTGCGATCTGCCATTTATGGACACGTCCACCTTGCGCAGGCTGCTTGCGGCCAGAAGCCAGGCTCCGGTCACGAGTCTGGTGACAGCGTATCGTGAGCGGCTTACAGGCCGTGTGCAGGCCCTGACCGCGATTTACGAGGTAGCCGCCCTGCCGTATTTTTCAGACGCTCTGGCGCAGGGGCAACGGAGGCTCGCCAGTGTCGTGCCGCGGGAATTTCAGAGTTTTTTGGACTACGAACCCGAAGAGTCTGGTCCTTTTTTCAACTGTAATACTCCTGAAGATCTGGCCTCGGCTCAAGCCATGCTGGAACATAAAATACACGGTTTTTAG